The following nucleotide sequence is from Vicia villosa cultivar HV-30 ecotype Madison, WI unplaced genomic scaffold, Vvil1.0 ctg.000218F_1_1, whole genome shotgun sequence.
gtttgccacccctatttTAAGCATagtattattattgattaaaaaataatgtaTAATAAAGAAATAATTAATGGAGTTAAAAATTCATAGAGCCTAATAAAAGAGATAAAAAGAATAATCTAAAGCAGGTCTTATATATGCTGCGagggtaaaattataaaatttcattttaatctttttaaaaatatttcagaATTAAAACTctgaatttaaaattttgaatcttAAATCTAAGAGTTGGACTATTAATTATACAATTTTCAAGTAAATTACATTCACAATTTTTAAGTAAATTACATTACATATTTTCTAGGCTACTTGGGTAGTGAAATAGTCTCGTACGACTGTAAAGTTTAATTGAAAAATGTGACCTTTGCTTTGCCATCTTTGTGTTTCCACTTCAAATTGAAAGGGTCTGAAGGCATTACTGTTTATTTATATAATGTAGGTAATTTGCTTCAAATTATTAGTATCATTTTCGTCTCATAGTAATGTCGTCCCATGTGAAGAAAGCTAAAGGTAAGAGAATAAAAAAACCAAACTGGCTTGAACTTCCAATAGACCTGACAAAGAACATTCTTCAAAGACTTGATACAGTTGAAATTGTGACAAGTGCACGTAATGTTTGTCCTCTATGGTGGAACATTTGCAAGGACCCTCTAATGTGGCGTACCATTGATATGAGTAGTTTCCACATTATTCGATTTAATCGTAGTTGCTTGGATCAAATTTGTCGCTGTGCTATTGATTTAAGTTCCAGTCATCTTGAAGGCATTGCTATTTCGGCATTTGGGACCGATGACCTCCTCGAATATATGGCTCATAGGTAATAAGCATCAATTATATTTTGCTTATTGTATATTTCTAGTGTTACTGATAATAATAGAGTTGAGCATGTTTTGTTTATTGTGTTATTTCTAGTATAGAATAAGCAGGAACATAGTTGCCCTTAATACTTATATTAAGAGGTGTGGTaggaacattttttttttatatattttccaatattttcTTAAGtatgatttaattttattcaatAAGAACTCGGATGAATTGTATATTATAAGAATCTTCTTAATTCGTTACAGGGCAAGTTATCTACGGCGTTTACAAATTTCAAACTGTAATGGCATTTCAAATATGGGATTGGAGGAATTCGTAAAGAAGTTTTCACTATTAGAGGAGCTAGACATTTCATTAGACAAATATTTATCTAAGAGATCTCTTGAAGCTATTGGTCGATGTTGCCCTTCTTTGAAGTCACTAAAACTCGATATACATTATTACTTTGAAGTCGAGTTTGCTGATCAGGTGTTTGCTATTGCAAAGACAATGCCCGGGTTACGCCATCTGGCATTTTCTGGAATTTGTATTGGTAATAATGAGCTGGTAGCCATTCTTGATGGTTGTCCTCTTCTTGATTCTCTTCATCTGCAAAATTGTGTTCTTATCATTTCAGTCAAAGTTTAGACAACAGACTCCATCTGCAaatcaaagatttacaacttccatatttattaaatgatgatgatgataatggttTAGCTTATGTAGACACTTTTGAAGATACATATGCTAATGATGACTGGGAGTATTAGATACTTAATTGATTCTGATTTTGAATTTCTAATTATAGGTTTTTGAAGAACCCTATGTGTGAGACTATTATAACTGAAGAGTCCCAAATTTTCTTCATGTTGCTTTAAAGTAATTTTGTTTAAGATATGAAAGTTTGTATTTCATTTTTGAGTAGTGTATTTcagcaattttaaaaaaatggtgtCCAAAGAATGTTTTGCATGTTTTGGTAATCAGATAATCTTGTTTAATTCTTgtgtttttattataaaaatgctTACTTTTCAAGTTTCTTGTTTTGTATTGTTCTTGTTTAAAAATACAAATGATTATATTGATTTGGGAAGTtagtcaattaaaaataaattttgtttaaagTGGTCATTAGCGTCCACTTGTAATGGAGTGTTGGAAATATTTTTCATTAGTCGAAAGTTTGCAATAGATAGTTGAATGAGTTGTTGAAAGTGAGATGGATTAATTtgtgttgaaaacattcaacatgttgaatgagaaatgagtggattacttataatactttgcaaaattttattagttgttgtgattgtttatatttttatttcacctTAATTATTTGGAATcaattattttatagaaaattaatttttattttgaccAAAACTCAtcgtttttttttgttaataatcAGATTCTTAGTTCATTTGATTTGAACAAaggaaaaaaattcattttttctctctaattttCTATTTAACCTCCAATAAATTCTTGCTTGTGAGTTGAGTCTATTATACTAATTAAGTTATGTGTTTAATGTATTgtattgtattttaaattttttgtaattttatttgttttattatgaCTATTCTTATATATCGTCTttattacttgcaaataaaaaaattaattaaaactataaaattaaaaaaataaaataaaaataaattattaaattagaaaaaattaaaataaaatatttaaatattaattattttaatttaatttcaatagacaattgttattaatatataataaaaaatataaaagaaaataaaaaaatgaaataaaagtgatGCGATATGGTattgaattttattaaataaaaactattgcTAAATTTCAATATGTTACTTTTATTTCGTCCGTTCTATTCTGTATGTGTAGATTAAAAATGAGATGGATAAAAAAGCAGCAGAAAGATACCGAGCGGCGCCCGATGCGTTTCACGGCGGTAGTCCCGCGCTAGGGCTCCTTCGCCGGCCTTGAGGTTCTCGATATCAAGGGTTTCCTCATCTCTTCTTCTCTATCTTCGGTTTAAATTCCTGATCTTAGGATCAGGGACCTTGGTAGAGCAGTCGATTTGGGGCTTTTGTTATCGGAGTTCCGGTTTTTGGTTTGTGCGTTTCAATCGGGCATTTTCAATTGGGCGTTTTCTGGTGGACTTTTTTCTCCTTCTCTTGGCTTGCTGCTTCCCTGTTCTGCAGTTGAGGGTTTTTCTTTGCGGGTTCTGGTTctgtttcatcttattttcttttcaggAGTCTGGGTTAGGTGTTGTTTGCGGTTAAGATGCGCGATGGTTTGTGGACCGAGGCTAGAAAGAAGACTTTTAGGAATTGGTCTCCATCCTGGGAGTCTTTTCCTTTCAAATCTTTGGACAGAACTGGTTTGGGGGAGATATTTTCGTTTTACATTTCGGAGTTTCCGGATTTTACCAAGGCTGAAGACCTATTTGGCTTGTTTGGTTGCATAGGGAAAGTTATCGAAGTTTCGATTGCTCCTAGGAGAAACAAGGTGG
It contains:
- the LOC131625476 gene encoding F-box protein SKIP19-like; this translates as MSSHVKKAKGKRIKKPNWLELPIDLTKNILQRLDTVEIVTSARNVCPLWWNICKDPLMWRTIDMSSFHIIRFNRSCLDQICRCAIDLSSSHLEGIAISAFGTDDLLEYMAHRASYLRRLQISNCNGISNMGLEEFVKKFSLLEELDISLDKYLSKRSLEAIGRCCPSLKSLKLDIHYYFEVEFADQVFAIAKTMPGLRHLAFSGICIGNNELVAILDGCPLLDSLHLQNCVLIISVKV